Below is a genomic region from Streptomyces sp. NBC_00461.
AGGCCGGGCGGATACGCCAGCAGAACCCGGTCGCCGGGATCGGCATGCCGCAACAGCAGCACCGCCAGTGCCCTGGCGCCGCGGTCCACCGCCTCGGCGGTCAGCGACGCGCCGACGGTGCGCCCGTCGGGAAGATAGGTGAAGTACACGCGCTCGGGATCCTCGGCGGCTCTCGACGCGCACATGTCGACCAGGGTCGGCCATCGCCCGGATTCCAATGGCATGCTGCTGCGCTCCTTTGACACCAGATGTGTGCTCAGCCTCCTGGTGTTCGCGGCGCCCTCACAACCGCCTCCCGGCGGCCCCGATCTCCTCCTTTGGTAGGGGGGAATCCCGCCCGATCGCCGGTGCCGACGCGCACCGTCACGTCGTTACCGTCGCGGCGTGACGAGGAGCGAAGAACAGCAGGTCGTGATCACCGGTCTCGGCATGACCACTCCCCTCGGCGGCGATGTGCCCGGCACCTGGCGGGCGCTGCTGGCCGGCGAGAGCGGCGCCGCACGGCTGACCGAGCCGTGGGCCCAGGAGCTGGCCGCGCCGATTGCGGCCAGGGTGAAGGTGGAACCCGCCGAGGTCCTGGAACGGGTCAAGGTCCGCAGGCTGGACCGCAGTCAACAGCTCGCCCTGATCGCCGCGCGCGAGGCGTGGGCCGATGCCGGGTCTCCGGAGGTCGATCCGTACCGTCTCGCCGTCGTCATGGGCACCGGAATCGGCGGACCGCTGACCGTGCTCGGCCATGACGCGGTGATCAGCAGCCGCGGACCGCAGTCGGTCAGCCCGTTCTCCGTGCCGATGCAGATGGCCAGCGGCGCGGCGGCGACGATCGGTATCGAGCTGACCGCACGGGCCGGTGTCCACACCCCGGTGAGCGCCTGCGCCTCGGGTGCCGAGGCGATCGCCACCGGTCTCGCGCTGATCAGATCCGGCCGCGCCGACGCGGTGCTCGCCGGCGGGTCCGACGCCTTCATCCACCGGCTCGGCCTGACCGCCTTCGATCAGATGCGGGCCCTGTCCCGGCGGATCGACGATCCGGAGGGCGCGTTGCGCCCGTTCGACTCCGACCGGGACGGCTTCGTTCTCGCCGAGGGTGCCGGTGCCATGCTGCTGGAGACGGAGGAGCACGCCCGGGCGCGTGGCGCGCGGGTGCACGCCCGGCTTGCCGGTGCCGGACTGACCTCGGACGGGCGGGACATGACCGCGCCGGACCCGGCCGGTCAGATCAGGGCACTGCGCGGCGCCATGGAACAGGCGCGGCTGCGCGCCGCCGACGTGGTGCACGTCAACGCGCACGCCACCGGCACCTCGGCCGGCGACATCGCCGAGGCGAGCGCCCTCGTGGACGGAGTCGGCGGCCACGTCCTGGTCAGCGCGACCAAGGCGGGCACCGGGCACATGATCGGCGGCTCCGGCGCCGTCGAGGCCGTCTTCACCGCGCTGTCGGTCCGCGACGACGTGCTCCCGCCGACCCGCAACCTGCACCGTCAGGACCCGCAGATCAAGCTCGACGTGGTCACCACGGCGCTGCACACCCGGGTCGACGCCGCGCTGTCCAATTCGTTCGGGTTCGGCGGTCACAACGTCGTGCTCGCCTTCGTCAAACCGTGAATCGGCGAACAACGAAAAGGGAAGCACCCGTGACACAACTCGATTTGCTCGCCGAGCTGGAGCCGGTGGTCGAGAAGAACCTCAACCGCCATCTGGCAACGGCCAAGGAGTGGTTCCCCCACGAGTACGTGCCCTGGTCCGAGGGGCGTGACTTCGACACCGAGCCGTGGGAGCCGGGCCAGTCGCGCCTGACGCCCGAGGCGCAGGCGGCGTTGGAGATCAATCTGCTCACCGAGGACAACCTGCCCTCCTACCACCACATCATCGCCGAGCGGTTCGGCCTGGACGGACCGTGGGGCACCTGGGTGCACCGGTGGACCGCGGAGGAAGGCAGGCACGGACAGGCGCTGCGCGACTACCTGCTGGTGACCCGGGGCGTCGATCCGATCGGCCTGGAGCGCACCCGGATGGCCGCGGTCGGGATCGGCTATCCGGGCCGCGGAGACGATCCGCTCAGCTCCGTCGTCTACGTCACCTTCCAGGAGCTGGCCACCCGCGTCGCGCACCGCAACGCCGGCCGCGCCTGCGGCGATCCGATCGCGGACCGGCTGCTGGCGAGGATCGCCGTCGACGAGAACCTGCACATGGTGTTCTACCGCACCCTGGTGGAGACCGCGCTGGACCTCGACCCGTCGGCGACGGTCATCGCCGTGGAACGGATCCTGCGCGAGTTCGCCATGCCAGGACGCGGCATTCCCGGCTTCGCCCGGCGCAGCCTGACCGTGGCCAGATCAGGGATTTTCAATCTGCGGACCCACCACGACGAGGTCGCCGCGCCGTTGCTGCGTTACCTGAAGGTCCTGGACACCGGCGGTCTCGACGCGCAGGCCGGCGCCGCACAGGAGCGGCTCGGTGAGTTCATGGCCGATTTGGACCGGGCGGCCGCCCGGCAGAGCGAACAGATCGAGGCGGCGAACGCGAGAGACCGTGCCGCCCGCCCCACCACAAGGAGGACATCATGACCATACCCGCCGAGCAGGCCAAGCCCCTGACCAGGGAGGAAGCCACGACGAAGGTCACGGAGATCTTCGAGCTGATCGCCGCGATCCCGGCGACCGACCTCACTCCGGACCGAGGACTCGTCGATGACCTGGGAATCGACTCGCTGACGATGATGGAAATCGCCGTCACGATCCAGGACGAGCTGCAGGTCTCCGTCTCCGACGACAAGATCAAGGACCTGCGCACGGTCGGCGACATCATCGATCTGGTCGCCACGGCGACGTGACGCGCCTCCTTTCCCCGCCGCGCCCTCCCGGCCGCTCCCGGCGCCTCGTGCAGCCGGCGGCCGGGAGGGCCGCGTCGCTCGTCGGCCCGGCCGCGGTGGCCGGCATGGCCTATGTGGATCCGGGCAACTTCGCGGCGAGCGCCGCCGCCGGGGCCGGGGTCGGATACGCGCTGATGTGGGCGGCGCTCACCGCGAGCGTCGCCGCGGCGTTCGTGCAGTACCTCGCGGCCAAACTCGGCGCCGTCAGCGGCGCGGGTCTGTCCCAGCTCTGCCGGGAGCGGCTACGGCCGGCCGCGGTGTGGCCGCTGTGGCTGCAGGCCGAGTTGGTGTGCGCCGCCACCGACCTGGCCGAGGTCGCCGGTACGGCCACCGCCCTGAACATGCTCACCGGCATGCCGCTGCTCGCCGGCGGGCTGCTCGCCGGTGCGGTCGGTTTCCTGATCATGGCTGCGACGCCGGGTGGCCGGCGCGGGGTGGAACGGGTGATGGCCACGGCGCTGACGACGGTGTTCGTCTGCTTCGCCGCCGTCGTCACCGTCGTACGTCCGTCGGTCCACGGGGCCGCGGCCGGACTCGCTCCGCAGCTGCCCGCCGGCGACGGCGCCGCCTTGATGGCCGGCCTGGTCGGCGCGACGATCATGCCTCATGTGATCTATCTGCACTCGGCGTTGGCCGCGCGGACGCCCCGCGTCGACGTCGACGCGGGGGTCAGGGCGCACCGGCTGAACGTGACGACCGCGATGACCGTCGCCGGCATCGTCAACCTCTCGATGCTCGCCATCTTCGCCGGCGTCCTGCACGGACGCGCCGACGCCTCGGTGACGATGGAGCAGACGCATCACATCCTGTCGGCGCAGAGCCCCACGGCCGCGCTGATCCTGGCCCTGGCGCTGCTCGTGGCCGGACTCGCCTCGACCGGAGTCGGCGTCTACGCGGGCCAGGAGGTGATGCGCGGCTTCCTGCGCCGTTCGCCTCCCGCGACGGTACGCCGTCTGGTGACACTCGTCCCGGCGCTGATTCTGCTGAGCGCAGGGGTCAGCCCCACCCGGGCGCTGGTGTTGTCTCAGATCGTGCTCTCGTTCGGAGTCCCGTTCGGCCTGGCACCGTTGATCTGGCTCTCACGCCGCGAGGACGTGATGGGCGAACGCCGGGCCGGCGTCTGGACGACGGCGGTGGCGACGGCACTGTCCTGCGCCTTGGTCACGTTGAACGTGTGGACCGTCGTGGAAGCCGTATGACGTTCCGGGCCGCCGTGTCCGCGCACCAGCCCGATGCGATAGGCGAGCAGTGCCGCGTGCACCCGGCTGGGCAGGCTCAGCTTGGACAGGATGTTGGACACGTGCGACTTCACCGTGGCGGTCGTCAGATGCAGATCACGTGCGATCTGCTGGTTGGAGCCGCCGTTGCCGATGGCGGTCAGGACGTCACGCTCCCGCTCCGTGAGCACGCTGACGGTGTAACTGAAGGCGTCCTCGGGCGGCAGGAAGATCTCGAAGCGGTCGATGAGCCGGCGCGTCAGCGCCGGCCCGATCACCGCATGCCCGCGGGCGATCGACCGGACCGCGTGGACCAGCTCGGGCGCCGACATGTCCTTGAGCAGGACTCCGCTGATCCCGGCGCGCAACGCCCTGAACAACTCCGCGTCGTCGGCCGTGTCGGTCAGCAACGCGATCCTGGTCCGCTCCGCGCGGACCGAGGTCTGCAGCCGGTCCAGGAAGGCCTGGCCGCTGCCGGCGTCCATGCGGGTGTCGACGAGTATGACGTCCGGCTCGTGCCGACGGGCCAGCAGATGCGTCTGCGGGGACCGGTCCGCCGCGACCACGACGTCGATGCCGTCCTGCGCCTGCAGCACGTGCTTGAACCCCTCGCGGACGATCGCGTGATCGTCGACGAGCATCACGGCAAGGCTCACCTCAGGCGACCTTCTGGGGCAGTTCGCCGGCGAGTATCCCCTGGAACAGCCTGCTGAGCCCCGGCCCCGGATACACGCCGAGCTCCTCCTGCAGGATGCGGCGCATCTTGTCGTACTCAAGCAGGGCCTCCGACTGGCGGTTCGCCCCGTAGAGGGCGGTCATGAGCGAAGCCCGGAAGCCTTCGTGCAGGGGATGGCAGGACACCAGCGAGCGCAGCTCCGGCAGGAGTTCGACGGCGCGGCCCAGTTCGACCTCGGCCTCGATGCGCCGTTCCAGCACCGCCAGCCGCGTCTCCTCCAGGGCGGCGGCCTCGGCGCTGATCAGCGGGTCGGCGCCCCCTGCGAGCGCGGGTCCTCGCCACAGCGCCAGCGCGTCACGGTAGGCCGCGGCGGCTGCCGCGTGGTGGCCCTCGTCCCGTGCGGCGTCGCCCCGACGGCGCTGCCTGTCGAACTCCACGATGTCGATCCACGCTCCGTCGGTGTGCAGCAGGTACCCCGGAGCCCGGCGCACCACGCGTACATGCCCGTCCAGATAGGAACGCAGTCGCGAGGCGTATGTGTAGAGCTGGGCGTCCAGCGTGGACGGCGGATTCGTTCCCCACAGATGTTCGGCCAGCCGGACATCATGAACGATGCGTCCCTGACCGAGCAGCAATGAAGCCAAGAATGTTCGTTGTTTGGTCCCGTCAAGTCGTATTTCTTCGCCGGAATGCCAGGCTTCTATCGGCCCAAGAATGCGCAATTCCATGAACGTCCCCCTTACCTCTGACCACTCCGTTCGTTCATTAATGCCGCGCACGGGCGCGCCGCGAATTCGAGAATTCCGCGGCGCGCCTTTGGCGGGCTACGTGGTGCAGTCCCAGCCCGGATCGTCCGGCGTTACAGATATGCACAACGAGATGCCCACGGCACCTGAATTTCCGGCTGTAGCGTGCTGAACAGCAGCTGACGCTTGATCAGAGGGTCCCGCGTGATGCGCACCCAGCGACACCGCCAAGCTCAGGCACAATGCGCCGAGCGCGGTCATGGCGATATTCCAGTTCTTCATCGAGCTCCCCGTGTTGACTCAATCCCCTAAACCCGGTCATACAGCTGTTAGGGGCCTGACTCCTCCGCAAGGATCTCAGGATGGCCGCGCCGCAGGCTACAGACGACCCTCTGCGAGGTTGCGCACTGCTCACTTCGGCAGCAGTGAAACGCCCCTTTGGGAGACGCAGGGTGACGAGAGCTCCACAGCAGGTTGCCCTATAACCGTGATCGACGCCAGGTCGAGGCGACATCGAGATCAATCACGGCAGAGGAGGCTACGGATGCCGGTACGAGAAGTCCCCGTCGGCGAGCAAGGCCGACGGGGACTTCAGGAACATCAGGAACCTTGGGGACTTCGGGGACTTCAGGAACCTTGGGGACTTCAGGGGCTTCAGGGACGTCATGGGCTTCGGGAACATCAGATCGGCCGCGTGTGCCGCATGTGCCGCACGTGCCGTCGAGCCGGACCTGGGTCCGACACGGCCGCCTCGCCCGGCAGTTGTCAATTGACGGCAGCCAGCGATGCGGTCTGCGTGACGGCCGCCGGCTTGGCCGTCATGGCCCTGCCGACCAGCGTCGCCGTGCGCGAGAGGGTCATCGTCACCGCCATGAAGATGAGGGCATCGGTCAGCGCGTGGGAGCTGATGTGGTGGTTCACGAGCCAGCGGCCGAGCTGCTGGTCGAAGATGTGGTTCGCCCCGTACACGAAGAAGAGACGGGCGCCGATCGCCGCGACCCACAGAGCTGCGTAGCCCATACCCGCGCGGGAGACCGCACGTCCGGTCGCCGGGTCGCGGTGCACCTTCATCAGGGCGCCCGCCGAAAGCCCGAACAGGATGCCCACCACGGCGCCGGCCACCTCCAGAGCGAGTCCGGAACCGCTGGACGAGGGGTTCTTGATGTACACGGGAATGATCACAGCCGACAGCAGCAGCGGCCTGGCGATCCGGAACCAGGTGATTTTGCGGCGACCCAGATCGGCCTCAAGCACCGCGATCAGCACCGCGAGGTTGACGATCCAAACGCTGGCGCCCATGAGCATCTCCTTGTGTCACTCCGGTGGTTCCGACATCCTCAAGGCTAGGAATCGCGTGCCGTCGACGCCTCAGCCTGCGGATTGAAGCCAGGTGGACGCCGGGTGGAACCGTCGGCCTCCACCCGGTCTCCACCCGTGCGTCGTTCCGCACACCCCTGCGTCGTTCCGCACACACGCACCGCGTGTGCCGCGGGCGCCGATGAACCCAAGAACCCGGAACTTCCGCAGGTTTCCAGCCACTTGGGCACTACCGCCGAAAGTTCCGGCGCAGCGTACCGACTTTCACAGTGGTGGAAAGATCTCTGGAAAGCTCTCTGGAAAGAGCGCAGCGTCTCGAAGGAGCTTGAATGCCCGCTTCAGCCCCACGATCCGCGTGGTTCGCCTGGCCCTTGCGGGCCGCGCGCGCCCTCGGCCTCGTTCTGGTCATAGCGGAGAGCCTCACCGGGCATCCGGCTCCCGCCGCCGAGGGCCGTGGACTCGCCATCGCGCTGGCGTTGTCGGTCGCCGCGCTGTGCTGGGCGTTGTGCGTCTTCGCCGAGTTGCTCGACCGACGCGTCCTGACGCTGGCGCTCGGCGGTCTGGCGGCGGGCGGCGGCCTGCTCGCCTCACTGCAACACCACGGTGTCAGCCTGGTGTTCGGCTGCCTGGCCGGGTTCATGGCCGGCTACCTGCTGGAGCTGACCGCCGCTCTGGGTGTCACGGCGCTCGCCTGCCTGGGCGCGGCGTGCGGACAACTCGCTGTGGGCGGCAACACGGCCAAACTCGCCGTCAGTCTGTTGCTGTACTGCTGGTTCTTCTTCGCCGGGCGGGTCCGCGACGACTACTCCGCACGCGCGCGACAGGCCGAGCAGCTACTTGAGCAGAGCGCGAGGTTGTCCATAGAGGAGGCAAGGGTGGCCGCGTTGGCCGAACGTGCGCGGATCGCCCGGGAGATCCACGATGTACTCGCGCATTCGATGGCTTCGCTGTCAGTGCAGTTGCAGGCCGCCTCGGCGCTGCTCAACAGTGACGGTCTGCCGAAGCATCCGGATCTCGCGACGGCGTCCACCTGCGTCAGACGGGCCGGCAGTCTTGCGCGTGAAGGTCTGATCGAGACCAGGCGCGCCATCCACGCCTTGCGCGAGGACCATGAGGACGACGCCGAGCAACTACCGGCGCTGCTGGCCACGTTGGCCGAGGACTATCAGGACGCCGACGGCTCGGCCGCGACCCTGGCGGTCACGGGCGACGTCAAGGCGTTGCCCGCGCAAGCCGGGCTGGCGCTGTTGCGTACGGCTCAGGAGGCATTGACCAACGTCCGTAAGCACGCGCCGGACGCGCCGGTGTCGATCACCCTGGACTATCAGGAGACGGAGACGAGACTCACGGTGACCAATCCGGCATCCGACGCGGCGGCACCGCTGGCCGACACCGGCGCGGGCTACGGTCTGACCGGGTTGCGCGAGCGCGCCGAGCTGGCCGGAGGGCAGCTCAGCGCGGGCCCGCTGGACGGCGGCTGGCAGCTTACGGCGAGGATTCCGTCATGAGTGTGCAGAACGGTATGCAGAGCGCACAGGCGCCGATCCGGATCGTGATCGCCGACGATCAGACCGCTGTCCGCGAGGGTTTGGGTCTGCTGCTCGGCCTGCTGCCCGACATCGATGTGGTGGCCCAGGTCGGCGACGGCGACGCGGCGATCGAAGCGGTCGCCCGGCACGCACCGCAGGTGGTGTTGATGGACCTGCACATGCCGCGCCGCGACGGAATCGAGGCGACCAAAGCGATCCGCGCCGACCATCCGAATGTACAGGTGGTCATCTTGACCACCTACGACGATGACGCGTCGATCCTGCACGCCCTGCAGGCCGGGGCGTTGGGCTTCTTGACCAAGGACGCCACACAGGCCGAGATCGGCCGCGCCCTGGCGGCCGCTGCCGCGGGCCAGGCCATCCTCGACCCGACCGTACAGACCCGCCTGCTGGCCGCGGCCGCCGGCGGCCCCCTGCTGTCGCAGGACCCGGGCGGCCTGACCGCACGCGAGACCGACGTGCTGCGGCTGATCGCGCAGGGACAGACCAACCGGGAGATCGCACACACCCTGTTCGTCACGGAAGCCACCGTGAAAACGCACATCAACCGCATCTTCGCCAAGACCGGAAGCCGGGACAGAGCCGCCGCGGTCCACTACGCGTACGCCCGAGGCATCGCGGAGCGGCCCTCGTCGGGATAACTGGTCCCCGTCGAAATGACTGGCCCACATCGGGATGACCCCGGTCAGGCCGTAGGCGTAACCGTGCAGCGCCCGTCTTCAGCGGCCTCGGCGACTCCGGTTCAGCCGTCGTACTGAAAGCGTGCCGGCTCGCCGAGGACCGACCGAGCGTTCTCGAAATCGGCCAAGCGGGCCGCCACGGTGGCCACGGCGAGGCTTTCCGGGAGGGCGGCGGAGAACTTCAGGCCGCGTACGGCCCGGCGGTCCACGTCAGGCAGGACGAGGTTCTCGCCGACGTTGTCACGGGCCGCATGCCAGTCGGCCGGGGTGAGGTTCTCGCGCAGGCGCAGCCAGCTGTCAGTGGGCCGCTGCAGCGGATCGGTCACCGACTGCAGGGTGGCTGCCAGGGTGGCATTGGCGCGATAACCAGCCCACGTCCACCAGCGCACGTCGCTGCCGACGCGCGCCACCAGGGTGCCGCCCGGATGCACGGTGTCCGGTGCGTCCACCTCACCCTGCTCCGCCAGGCACGCCTCCGCACGCCGGGTAAGGGAGACGGGCGGATCCGTGCCCAGCAGAACCTCGCGCATGGCACGCGTCAGGGCGTATGACAGTCCGGCGACTCCGCCGTTCATCCACTTGGCGATGCCGCCGCCGTCAGCCGGCTCGACGAAAACGCGCTTACGTAGCCAGTCGATGTACGTGACCTGCCAACTGCGTCCGCCGAGCAGCAACCGTCTGGGGCCGGGGCGTTCCTCGGTGAGCACGCTCGGGTCGGTGCGGCCGATCTCTGTGCGTCCGGACAGGACCGTGAACTGCGGCGGTGCGGTGAAGGAGGCGGTGAGTTCGATGAAGTGCCGCTTGCCGAAGCGGTGTTCCGCCTCGGGACCGACGAACAGCATGCCGCCGTCGCTGTCGAGGAAACCCTCCTCCCTGAGGAAGCGCAGGATGGGAGCAGCCGACTTGTCGAAGGGGGCGAGGCCGTTCCACTGCCGGTCCCACAACTGATCGCCGAGCTTGTGCTGTTGCAGGGTGACGGCGAGCAGTTGCTGGGCCACCAGGTGGCGCGGCTCGGGCGGGGGGACGACCGGTTCCACCCAGCCGCGCGACCACATCAACAGCAAGCCCGCCGCCTGGAGCAGCGTTTCCTTGCGAGTGGTCAGGAAAAGACAGTTGCGCACCGTGCCCGACCGCCGCCCCGTGCGTCCGATGCGTTGCAGGAATGAAGCGACGGAGGCCGGCGAGTCGATCTGGATGACGCGGTCCAGGTCACCGACGTCAATGCCGAGCTCGAGGGTTGACGTGGAGACAATGACGCAGTCGCGTGCCTCGGCGAATGCCTGCTCTGAACGGGTCCGCTCGTCGACCGAGAGGGAGGCGTGAGACAGGAAGACGGTCACCTCGCGCGCACGAAGCGCGGCGCCCAGCTCCTCGACTTGGCGGCGTGAATCGCAGAAGACGAGCCGCTTCTCTCCCCTGTGCAATGCCGCGATGAGTTTGGCTGCGTTGTCCAGGGAGCCGACGTAGTCGAGTTCCACTTCGCCCGCCGGCCTGTGAAAGGGTTCCGCGACCACCTTGTCGCCGTGTCCGCCGCTGCCATCGGCGGCCGGCGGTTGCACCCCAGGAGCGACGACCTGACCGGTGCGGCGGCCGGCGCCTGCGCCTTGCAGCCAGTGCAGCAACTCGGCGGGGTTGCCGACAGTCGCCGAGAGCCCGACGCGCTGGATGGGCCGTCCGGTGACCCGCTCCAACCGTTCGAGCACGGCCAGCAGGTGCCATCCCCGGTCGTCCCCTGCGAACGCGTGCACTTCGTCGACGACGACGGCCCGCACGCTCCCCAACAGACGGGCGTGGTCGGTCTTGACGCCGATCAGCATCGCTTCGAGCGACTCGGGTGTGGTCAGCAGGACGTCCGGCGCCTCGCGCCGGATGCGCTGCCGTTGCGATTCCTTGGTGTCGCCGTGCCAGAGCGCGGCGCGTCGCCCAAGCCACTGGGCGTACGCATCGACACGGCCGGCCAGGTTGTTGAGGAGTGCCTTGAGCGGGCACAGGTACAGCACGGATGTTCCGGTCCACTTCTGCTCGGTCATCGCCGACAGCAGGGGGAAGCAGGCCGCCTCGGTCTTGCCGCCGGCCGTCGGAGCCAGCAGTACGGCGTCCTGTCCCTCCATGAGCGGGGTGATCGCCGCGCGCTGCAGGGGCCGCAGGTCGGGCCAGCCGAGGGTGTTGACGATGTGATGCAGGACCACGGGGTCGAGCCGGTCGAGTACGTCGGCGCGCTCGTCACTCGGGTCTTTCCCCGCCGGGTCCCCGTCTGCCATCACAGCTCCAGGTCGATGTCGTCGGCCGATGCGGAGTTTCCGGAGACGGCGGCGGCCAGGTTCCGTTCGACGTCGGTGAGTTCGCTGCTGGCGACGGTGAGCCGGTAGTGCTGCCGGGGGTCGAAGTCGTCGAACTGGTCCACACGGTCGAGCACATCCCCGACGAGTTTCTTCAGGAACAGCCGGGGAGCCACCCCGACCTTGCCTCCCAGCGCTCCGCCGACGGCCAGCGCCAGGTCCGCGACGTACGCGTCGTCGACGACCTTCCGCACGCGCTCCGGTGCTTCCGCGGCATCGGCGTACAGGTCGCGGATGGTGACGCCGAGTCCGACCAGGGACTCCTGGTTGAAGCCGGGCAGCCTGATCTGCACGGCGCGAGGGTTGTCGAAGCGGGGGTCGGTGGTGAAGTCGGTGGCCAGCCGCTGAGCCAGCGGGGCCAGGCGCTGCACGCCCTGCTGACCGTCATAGAAGGCCGGGGTGCCCGTGATGACCAGGTAGAGCCCGGGGAAGCGGCCTGAGTGCACTTCGTCGATCAGCTGCCGCAGCGCGTTGAGTGCCTTGTCCCGGGCGTCCGACCGGACCCGCTGCAGCGTCTCCACCTCATCGAGGACGACGAACAGCCCGGTGTGCCCGGAGTCGCGCAGCACGGTGAGGAGCCCCTGCAGGAACCCGAGAGCGCCGAAGTGGTCGAGGTCGCCACGCACCCCCGCGGTCCGGCGCGCGGAGGCCGCGACATGCGGCTGGCCGCCGAGCCACGCCAGGACGGCCGCAGCGGTCGCCTCGTCGCCGTCCGCGAGGGCGGCCCGGTAGCCGCGCAGAGCGGTGGCGAAGGACGGGGCGTGCCGGGAGACCTCGGCGAGCCGCGCGGCAAGCAGCTTCTCCACCTCGCCCGGAAGTTCGTCCTCGGTCGCGCCGGCCGCGAGGGCGTCCTCCTCCAGGGCGTAGAACCAGGCGTCGGCCACGGGCCGCAGCGCGCTGGGTGGGAAACTGGAGGTGGTGAGCCGTTCGGTGAGCCGCCTGTAGACCGTTTCCAGCCGGTGCAGCGGGGTCTCGTTCTCCGAGACCTGGATCTCGGCGACGGCGAAGTTACGGCGCTTGGCCCGTTCCCCCAGCCAACGAGTGAAGAACGTCTTTCCGGACCCGTACTCGCCCCGCACGGCCTTGAACACGGAGCCGCCGGACGCCACGGCGTCCAGCTCTGCGTCCAGGGCCGCCTCGAACCGGTCAAGTCCGGTGGCCAGTAGGTCGAGCCCGCTGTCGGGCACAGCACCGCGCCGCAGGGCGTCGATGACGATACGGCGACGGGCGGCGCTCACCTGCGTGGGGCGCTGGGATCCGGTGGTGCTCACAAGCACCAGTCTTCCATTTCTACGGGCACCACCGTATGGGGACCGGAAGCCGGTCGGCCCACGGTCCCTGAGGGCACTGCGACGAGCCGCCTACTTCGTTGAATCGGTTGACGGTCACCTGAAGACGCTGCTGGAATCACTCTCCGTACATATGCCTGGGTGGGGAGTGGAACGAACGTGGCGGCACTGGACAATGTGAAGCTGAAGGACGTACTCGCGGACGTGGCATCGGGCTCCTTACAGTTGCCCGACTTTCAGCGGAACTGGAAGTGGGACGACGACCGGATCCGCGCGATCATCGCGACAGTGACGCTGGATTACCCGCTCGGTGTGGTGATGACGCTCCAGACCGGCGGTGCCACCCGGTTCCGCTCCCGGACGCTCACCGGGGCACGCCCGGACGGGGATCCGGCCGCGGACCTCCTCCTGTTGGACGGGCAGCAGCGTCTCACCTCCCTCTTCCAGGCCCTGTGGCTGGACGCCCCGGTGGAGACCGCGGATGCCCGTAACAAGCCCATCGAGCGGTGGTACTACGTCGACATCGCGAAGGCGGTCGGCCCGCCCGCGGACCGCGACGAGGCCATCCTGTCCGTCCCGGCAGACAAGGTGCTACGTACCGACTTCAACCGCACGGTGGTGCTGGATCTGAGCACCACGGAGAATGAGTGCGCGGCCGGTGTCTTCCCCCTGCATCTCGTCTTCGACGCCCAGCGCGTGAACCAGTGGATGATGTCGTACGTCAAGGCGGACGAGGACCGGAACTGGGACCTGTGGGGGCAGTTCGACGATTTG
It encodes:
- a CDS encoding beta-ketoacyl-[acyl-carrier-protein] synthase family protein: MTRSEEQQVVITGLGMTTPLGGDVPGTWRALLAGESGAARLTEPWAQELAAPIAARVKVEPAEVLERVKVRRLDRSQQLALIAAREAWADAGSPEVDPYRLAVVMGTGIGGPLTVLGHDAVISSRGPQSVSPFSVPMQMASGAAATIGIELTARAGVHTPVSACASGAEAIATGLALIRSGRADAVLAGGSDAFIHRLGLTAFDQMRALSRRIDDPEGALRPFDSDRDGFVLAEGAGAMLLETEEHARARGARVHARLAGAGLTSDGRDMTAPDPAGQIRALRGAMEQARLRAADVVHVNAHATGTSAGDIAEASALVDGVGGHVLVSATKAGTGHMIGGSGAVEAVFTALSVRDDVLPPTRNLHRQDPQIKLDVVTTALHTRVDAALSNSFGFGGHNVVLAFVKP
- a CDS encoding acyl-ACP desaturase, translated to MTQLDLLAELEPVVEKNLNRHLATAKEWFPHEYVPWSEGRDFDTEPWEPGQSRLTPEAQAALEINLLTEDNLPSYHHIIAERFGLDGPWGTWVHRWTAEEGRHGQALRDYLLVTRGVDPIGLERTRMAAVGIGYPGRGDDPLSSVVYVTFQELATRVAHRNAGRACGDPIADRLLARIAVDENLHMVFYRTLVETALDLDPSATVIAVERILREFAMPGRGIPGFARRSLTVARSGIFNLRTHHDEVAAPLLRYLKVLDTGGLDAQAGAAQERLGEFMADLDRAAARQSEQIEAANARDRAARPTTRRTS
- a CDS encoding acyl carrier protein; translated protein: MTIPAEQAKPLTREEATTKVTEIFELIAAIPATDLTPDRGLVDDLGIDSLTMMEIAVTIQDELQVSVSDDKIKDLRTVGDIIDLVATAT
- a CDS encoding Nramp family divalent metal transporter; this encodes MTRLLSPPRPPGRSRRLVQPAAGRAASLVGPAAVAGMAYVDPGNFAASAAAGAGVGYALMWAALTASVAAAFVQYLAAKLGAVSGAGLSQLCRERLRPAAVWPLWLQAELVCAATDLAEVAGTATALNMLTGMPLLAGGLLAGAVGFLIMAATPGGRRGVERVMATALTTVFVCFAAVVTVVRPSVHGAAAGLAPQLPAGDGAALMAGLVGATIMPHVIYLHSALAARTPRVDVDAGVRAHRLNVTTAMTVAGIVNLSMLAIFAGVLHGRADASVTMEQTHHILSAQSPTAALILALALLVAGLASTGVGVYAGQEVMRGFLRRSPPATVRRLVTLVPALILLSAGVSPTRALVLSQIVLSFGVPFGLAPLIWLSRREDVMGERRAGVWTTAVATALSCALVTLNVWTVVEAV
- a CDS encoding AfsR/SARP family transcriptional regulator, whose protein sequence is MASLLLGQGRIVHDVRLAEHLWGTNPPSTLDAQLYTYASRLRSYLDGHVRVVRRAPGYLLHTDGAWIDIVEFDRQRRRGDAARDEGHHAAAAAAYRDALALWRGPALAGGADPLISAEAAALEETRLAVLERRIEAEVELGRAVELLPELRSLVSCHPLHEGFRASLMTALYGANRQSEALLEYDKMRRILQEELGVYPGPGLSRLFQGILAGELPQKVA
- a CDS encoding sensor histidine kinase; the encoded protein is MPASAPRSAWFAWPLRAARALGLVLVIAESLTGHPAPAAEGRGLAIALALSVAALCWALCVFAELLDRRVLTLALGGLAAGGGLLASLQHHGVSLVFGCLAGFMAGYLLELTAALGVTALACLGAACGQLAVGGNTAKLAVSLLLYCWFFFAGRVRDDYSARARQAEQLLEQSARLSIEEARVAALAERARIAREIHDVLAHSMASLSVQLQAASALLNSDGLPKHPDLATASTCVRRAGSLAREGLIETRRAIHALREDHEDDAEQLPALLATLAEDYQDADGSAATLAVTGDVKALPAQAGLALLRTAQEALTNVRKHAPDAPVSITLDYQETETRLTVTNPASDAAAPLADTGAGYGLTGLRERAELAGGQLSAGPLDGGWQLTARIPS
- a CDS encoding response regulator transcription factor, which encodes MSVQNGMQSAQAPIRIVIADDQTAVREGLGLLLGLLPDIDVVAQVGDGDAAIEAVARHAPQVVLMDLHMPRRDGIEATKAIRADHPNVQVVILTTYDDDASILHALQAGALGFLTKDATQAEIGRALAAAAAGQAILDPTVQTRLLAAAAGGPLLSQDPGGLTARETDVLRLIAQGQTNREIAHTLFVTEATVKTHINRIFAKTGSRDRAAAVHYAYARGIAERPSSG